In Coraliomargarita sinensis, the genomic stretch GGGCATCGGCCTGAGGGACGCCGGGTTTATGCTGGGCTTCGCCGTGCTCATGCTGCCCTTCGCCTTTAGCCAGCGCACCATCTCGCGGACAGAGGGCGTCGTCTTCCTCTCAATCTACGGGGTCTACCTTTACCTTCTCTGGCCGGCTTGAACCGGACCACAGGAGGTGGCGAAGTGCGACAGCACGTAGATGGCGTAGCCCTGCAATCAGGGCGAGAGCACCCGCCACAAAAAAGCCCACGAGTGAATTACTAGCGGGCGGGAAAGAAAGTGAGCCGTCGGGGACTCGTTCCGAGCGGAGCGACAAGACCGGGTGCGGAGCAAACCGGACCACCGAAGGTGAGGGTCCCCCGAATGTGCAATAACCCAAAAAGAAGCCCTCGAGTCGAAAACTTGCGGGCTGGGAAGAAAGTAGGCCGTCGGGGACTCGAACCCCGAACCAATTGATTAAAAGTCAACGTAGGCCATTTTACGGATTCATAAAGTGTTGATATACAACGGCTCGATCTTTCGGAAAATCCAATTTTTCAAAAAAAGTGGCTATAAAAGTGGCTATACAAAATTTGATGTACCTAACGTATTTTAGGTGTTGATTTTCGCTTCTTTTTAATCTCTAAATTCAAGGATTCGTTAAGCCACTTCAGTTGGTTGAATCCCAGCTCTTTCAAAGATCCTATCGTAGTATCATGATGAGCCAGAAGTTCTTGGATGATGAGGTGCTGATGCGAAAAATTGCTAAAGCATCTGTTTAATTTTTTGCCAGTGATGATTTAATGTTCTGTATCTTTGATGGAGGAGGGGTCGTTGCCGGGAGCAATTGTGTCCTTACTGCGAATACGTCCGTCTAGTCCCATAGTTGTCAACTCACCGCCTCCTTGGTTTTTAAGGTTTTGGCGAGCAGCTTGCTCCGCTTCTCGTTGAGTTTTGTGGACCGAAGACGCTCGATCTGAATCGTTCCGCTTGTTCCTCCACCTGCCGTCATCTCCTTTATATACTGATCTATCTTGTGGTTTAGTCATATTTTTACCTTTCCCTATGTATAATCATTAATTGCTGCCAAATTACCGTATTGCTTTATGTATTTCATTAAAATACAAATAAAATTGAAAAATGTATTGTGTAGCGCGACAATAACAAAATGCCTACGAAATCAGAAAATTTGCACCCCGGAATTTACATAAAAGAGTCTCTTTGGCCTGAGAATCTGACAGTGACTGACGCAGCTGAACGTATGCAGGTAGGCCGACCAGCCCTATCCAATCTTCTAAATGGCAATTCATCGCTGTCATTAGAAATGGCCGTTCGCCTGGAAATATTACTTGGGCGCAACGTGGTAACGCATCAGCAGTTATTAAAAATGCAGAGTGAGTTCGACCAAGGACAAATAGAAGATATCAGCTCTTTTACCGGGGTTAGGGCGTACGTAGAGAGTCCATCCTTAATTCGAGCTACGCATCTTGAGGACTGGTTTCGGGCTAGCGTTGATAGACGGAGTAAATTCCCGGCATTTTTGAGGCATCTAGTCTACACAACGGGTATCCAACTTATTAAAGTTGATTTTCCGGCTTACGATGAATCCCAGAGGCATGGGTGGGATGGAGAAATTGAAGCTGGTAAAGCCAATCCCTGGATTCCTGAAGGTTATTCAGGATGGGAATTCGGCACGACCGAGGATTACGAAAAGAAGGTTAATGACGACTACAATAACAGGCTCAAATTAACGGCCAAGGAGAGGAAAAACATCACGTTTGTTTTTGTTACTCCGTTTCGATGGGCAGGAGCTAAGAAATGGGCCGAATCGAAACGCAAAACTAAACAATGGAAAGATGTGCGCGTTTATGATGCAAACGCATTAGAGCAGTGGCTTGAGCAATCCATTGCAACACAGGCTTGGATTGGTGAGCAAATGGGAACTCATTTGCCCGATATCTCTACATTAGAGGACGAGTGGCGAAAGTGGGTTTGCGACACAAAACTTTCCACCGACTTATACTCAGAAGCTGTAGAGATGTGTTCGGGTAAGCTTAGTGAGTGGTTGGAAGAATCACCAGACAAGCCGTTTAGAATTGAAGCAAGGTCAATAGAA encodes the following:
- a CDS encoding DUF2188 domain-containing protein; this encodes MTKPQDRSVYKGDDGRWRNKRNDSDRASSVHKTQREAEQAARQNLKNQGGGELTTMGLDGRIRSKDTIAPGNDPSSIKDTEH